A stretch of DNA from Methanolinea mesophila:
CGTTCATCTGGTGCGTGATTGTACCTTTTTTGATGAAGCCGATGTCCGGGTCCACCCCAAAGACATATGCCCCCTGCCAGAGCCCGTGACCATACGGGCTCCCCTTCAGGTCGGATACGTAGGTCTTTTGTATCTCCGAAACCGGGATTACCAGCAGGTCTTTTCCTTTGTCGAAGAGGAAGGCCTTATGGTCCTGAAGGGCCGCGGAATCGGTCCCTGAATCGCCGATCTCCACCTTATCCACCATCACCGGATTATTCACGTCGGAGACGTCGAAAAGAGCCAGTTTCAGTCCGCCGACAGACACCCCGCCCCAATCGTTCGATTCCGTCTCTTTTCCGAGACCGATGATATGATTTTCGTCATAGGGATGCAGGTAGTCGGAATATCCGGGGATCTTCAGTTTTCCAAGGATGCCCGGATGTGCCGGGTCGGAGAGATCGATAACGAAGAACGGGTCGATTCTCTTGAATGTCACCATATAGAGCCGATCGCCGAGGAACCGGGTGGAGTAGATCTTTTCATCTAGTGCGATATATTCAAGGCTTCCTACCGTGTGCATGGCACCGTCCAGGATGTAGACGCTGTTGTACTGCAGGGACCTGGAGGAGCTCCATTCGTTCACCGTGGTGGCGACCCGCAGGTTCCCGCCGTATTCGTCGAGGGAGAACTGGTTAAGGAGGTGGCCCGGTACATCCCCGGTAGATTGGTACTTGACGATTCCATCCATGATTGAGAAACGGTGGATGATGGTCTCTTCCCTCGGGGGTTCGTACATGGGACTTGTACTTCCCAGGGGTTCTGCCATAACCTGCCGCGGTGCGTAGTTCTGGTTTACATAGGCGACGTACAGGTTATCCGGCGAGCAGTAAAGCGTGGAGGAATAACCTGAGAGATAGGTCTCTGCCCTGACCGGTGAATCGTCGTTCACCTTGAAGGAAGAGATGGTATTGTACACGAAATTCCCAGGAATGGTCCGGAACCGGTAGAGATCCGGAACCATGACCGGTTCGTCTCCCACCTTCACCTCGGGGTACAGGGGTTCGTCCAGCACCCAGGGGACCGACTCGCTGGTAATCGCGTACACGTAATCCCCGACCATGCGCGAATCGTAGTAGTTCCCACTTATTGCAATATCCCGGGCCAGACGGGGGTGCGAGCGGTCGGATATATCGTAGACATACGCATGGGTGATCTCCCTTCCGTAGGGAACGGGTGCAACGCTTGCGGCAGGTTTGATATAGGTCTGTTCCCAGCCGGAGGCAAAGATAGTAAGCCTGTTACCCTCCAGGAACATCTCCCCCGGATTTCCCTCGATACGGGTTGTAGAGAGGGTCTTTGCGCTCTCAGCCGGATATGCGTCGATGATGGCCAGTTCCCCGCAGGAGAGAATATAAATATATCTCCCGTCGTTCTTCACGAAATCCGCTTCGTCCACGCCTGCAACCTGGATGTTCGTTGTGGAATAATCGGAAGACACCACCGGGTAGGCTGCCGGAACAGCCATCTTCTCCATACCGGTTCCTGCCATCCCGATACTGCCGTCCAGCGTCGAAGACTGGACGTACATCGGACTCCCTCCGGTTCCCCGGTCACGGTCTGACTGGAGATATAGCTTCAGGTCCTTTGGGTCTGTAATTCTGATGATTTCACTGGTATTCGTACCTTCGATATCGCCTCCGGTGACAAGTGCGGCACCGATTACGGCAGCAATGACGGCCACACCTACGAGAATTATCGAGATAATATAACGGTCGGACATTTCCACTCCCATCTCTATGAGAGGCTGGGACCGGAGAAGTTAATTATTTTGTCTTAACTGCGAGAATTTTTGTAATTATGAATTGAACAGCCTTGTCGTTAATGAGTTCAGGCGAGGGGCTTGATATTTTGTAATAAATTGTACCAGCGCTGATTTTGCAGAAAAATGTAACGCCCCGGCCGGGATTTGAACCCGGGTCAAAAGCTCCGCAGGCTTCTAGGATATCCACTACCCTACCGGGACAGAGAGTTGCCTATAACCTTCGAACTACAAAGATAAATAGATGTGCCTTTTTCATTCACCTCTTTCGGGCATATCGTTCGATATCGGCCTTCATCATCATTTTTACAAGATCCTCGAATTTTACTTCCGGTTGCCAGCCAAGTATATTCCTCGCCTTTGACGAATCTCCCATCAGGAAATTGACCTCGGCTGGCCGGAAAAATTTCGGATCCACCAGGACATAGTCCTCGTAGTCCAGACCGACCTCCTTGAATGCAAGGTCGACGAACTCCCTGACGGAGTGGGCCTCACCTGTAGCGATTACAAAATCATCCGAACTGTCATGTTGGAGCATCTTCCACATGGCTTTGACATAATCTCCGGCATATCCCCAATCCCTCTCGGCATCCAGATTGCCAAGCCTTAGGTCTTTTTGGAGCCCTGCATCGATACGTGCAACCGCATCGGTTATCTTCCTGGTAACGAATTCGATTCCCCTGCGCGGCGACTCATGGTTGAATAAAATACCATTTGCACAGAACATTTCGTAACTCTCGCGATAATTGATCGTAGCCCAGTATGCGTAGACTTTGGCCACACCATAGGGAGACCTGGGATAAAACGGTGTTTTTTCATTTTGTGGCGTTTCCTGGACCTTCCCGAACATTTCACTCGAAGAGGCCTGATAATAGCGGCAATCCTTTTTATTCCTTCTGATTGCTTCCAGGACCCGGAGCGCCCCAAGTGCGTCGACTTCGCCGGTCAGAACCGGTTGCTGCCAGGAGGTTGCAACAAATGACTGGGCCGCCAGATTGTATACTTCATCGGGTCTGCATTGCTGGATCGCAGTGTCTAGGGAGCTCTGGTCCATCAGGTCTCCCTCAACAAGATGAATGTTATCGACGATATGTGTGATATTTGTCGTATTCGGGGTACTGAGCCTTCGGACAAGCCCATATACGTCATATTTTTGTTCCAGGAGTAATTCCGCGAGATACGATCCATCCTGCCCTGTAATTCCGGTGATTAAAGCTGTTTTAGTCATGGTTTCAGCATCAGATCCTGTTGTATATTGGTAATCACAGTATTTTTACTTAATATCTTTTTATAGAGGAGCATTCAGATATTTAGTCAGATGGTCTCGCAGGAGAATACAGAAGTCCCTACAATTATCATCCGACCCCCGAGAAAATGGGTACCAATGGACTTCGGGGAGCTCTGGCAGTATCATGAACTTCTCTATTTTTTTACCTGGCGTGACGTTAAGGTGCGTTATAAGCAGACGGGGCTCGGTTTCACATGGGCAATAATTCAGCCTTTGTTTATGATGGTGGTCTTCTCGATATTCTTCGGTGGACTGGCCCATATCCCCTCGGAGGGCCTTCCCTATCCTTTGTTCAATCTTGCAGGGCTACTTCCATGGACGTTATTTGCCGAAGGGTTAACCAGGTCCACAACGAGTATGGTCACTAATGCAAATATTCTGACGAAAGTTTATTTCCCCCGCCTGATCATGCCATTATCCGGGGTGCTTTCACCTCTTGTGGACTTTGCGGCGGCGTTCTCAATTCTCGTTGTCATGATGGCAGTCTACGGATTTATGCCGGGGTGGAACCTGATTTTTCTACCGGTTTTTATCATTTTTGCAGTGATAACCTCACTTGCTGTTGGATTATGGCTATCAGCATTAAACGTTCAATACCGGGATTTCCAGTATACCCTTCCATTTATTATCCAGTTCTGGCTCTTTGCGTCTCCGGTTGTTTATCCCAGCACACTTCTTCCAGAATCAATCAGGTGGCTCTATGGACTGAACCCCATGGCAGGAGTCATAGAGGGGTTCCGATGGGCACTTTTAGGGACAACTCCTCCAGATGCATTGATCGGGGTTTCAGTCGCAATGGTGATTGTCCTTTTATTCGGGGGATTTTTCTATTTCAGGAAGATGGAACAATACTTTGCAGATATTGTGTAGGGGCGGAGAGAATTAATGGATACAGCAATAATTAAAGTGAAAAAAGTAGGGAAGAAATTTCGCCTTGGACAGAGAGCGTCGTACAGTACGTTTCGTGATGCAATTTCTGATACATTGAAAGCGCCTTTCAAAAAATTTACCAATAATCCAACTGTTGTGAATGAGTTCTGGGCGCTCAAAAACATCTCCTTTGAGATTGAAAAAGGCCAGGTTATCGGAATAATTGGAAGGAATGGTGCGGGAAAAAGTACCTTGTTGAAGATTTTATCCCGAATAACATTTCCCACCGAAGGAGAAATTGAAATCCATGGCCGTGTAGGTTCTTTGCTCGAGGTGGGGACGGGTTTTCACCCAGAGTTAACAGGCAGGGAAAACGTATACTTGAGTGGTTCAATTTTAGGAATGAAAAGAAAAGAAATTGATGCGAAATTTGAGCAAATAGTTCGTTTCGCAGAAATTGAAAAATTTATCGATACTCCTGTGAAAAGATATTCAAGCGGAATGTATGTAAGACTGGCATTCGCAGTTGCTGCACACCTCGATCCTGAAATTCTTCTAATCGATGAGGTTTTAGCAGTAGGGGACAACGAATTTCAGAAAAAATGTCTAAATAAAATGAAGGATGTGTCCAGGAGTGGTCGAACAATACTATTTATCAGCCACAATATGAGAGCAATAGCCGGATTGTGTGATAAATGCATTATGTTGGAAAATGGAATTTTAAAAAAATTTGGTGAGACAAATGAAGTCATTGAGGAATATCTATCGAGCCAGGATACTATCGACAGTGGAATTGCAGATCTCACAAGCACCGATTTACGCGTAAATTCCATCGAATCGAGTAAATTTAAGTGGGTTAAAATTGAAATATTGAATTCCAACAATATACAAACATCATATATCAGATTAAATGAACCCTTTTGCCTAAAAATCTCAGGAAAATTGACCGAAACAATAAGTGATATCCAATTTGGTTTTAGTATCGATTCTGTTATGGGATTATGTCTGTTCAATTCATATTTATCTGATTCACTCAATGTGACACAGTTCAAAGCTGGAGCGATCGAATTTATAATAAAATTTGAGAATAATATTCTCGGACCTGGTTTTTATACCATTAGTCTCGGAGCAAATGGGCCCGGAATTATTGATTTTATCCCTATTTCAATTCAATTTCAAGTTAGTGACATCGATATTGAAGGGAGGCCGTTACGGAAAAATTTTGTCGGAATGGTCAGTCCGCAGTGCGAATGGTCAATGAATAATTTTTAGAGTGAAATTTTACTCCAATATCGGTTTTTCTTTTATTCCATGGACATGTCCAAAATATTTCATTCACGAAAATCCCACATCAAAATTTAAGCAGTGAATTACCGGCCCTGAGGAAACTTTGTTTTTGCTAATAATAAGACCGGAACACAAATGAAAATGTAAACTCAGGGAACGACCATTGAAAAATATTTACCGTTCTGATCACCTTTCATAGACGCAACGTGAAGAGCTTAATGTCAAGGTCAGATAATAACTTTTCAAATACCTCAAGAATACTGAATTCCTTTTCTCTTCTGATCGTTATTGAGGAATTCTACAGAGCCGGATTTTTTTCTTTTTTGTTGTTAACGAGTAAAAATTAATAGTTTTAAAATCAAATTCTGAAAAAAAGTATTCCGTTTAATCTGAAATAAGTGGTAAAAAATGATTTACTTGAACCCAGAAGTAATAAGCGGTTTGGGAGAAGATACCTTTTGGACGTGGTTTAAAAGGGAATTTCCTTCGTCCAAATTTGGCCTTCCAAATAGAATGTCCTCCGACGATATTCTATTGCAATACTCAACTCTTGGATTTCCAAACCTACCGGGAAAAAGCATCGCTCTTTTATGGGAATTGTATCCGGAAATGAAGGAAGTTTTTAAAAAGGATATTTGGGATCAAAAAATTGAAAGAATTTTTCAGTGTTCAAAATACTGCACTTATAGGACTGTTTCAAGTCCCTTAGCCGCCAGATATTACCAGGAATTTGGTCATGTCGATGTCTTACCGATTGGTGTCGATACAGAATTGTTCAAACCAAAAAGGGATAAGGAATTACTCAGAAAAAAATATGGTCTGCCTCTCGATAAGGAAATCGGCTTTTGGGGAGGCACTACCCATCCTATGAAAGGATATGACAGGGTTCTAGAATATGCAAAAAATCATCCGGATATTTATTGGATTATTGTCTGGAAATGGGATCTTGAATCAGATAATTTTTCCGGAGGCCATAATTTCATTAAGGTAAATCAAGAGACATTAAGTGAATTGATGAATTGTGCGAATTTCATACTTTTTACGGGATTATTAAGGTCTTATTTTATGCTCGAATGGGAAGCGATGGCCTGTGATCTTCCTGTACGTCTATACGATTCTTCATTAGAAAGAGACTTTATCCCCTCTAATTCTCCAAGGGAAGACGTCTTTAGGCAGAAATGGGATAGAATAAATACTAAAGCATTGTGGACTCAATATTTGGAAAACAAGGGGATAACATGGTAAAAATATCAATTATATCACTAATATATAAATCTAAAAAATATGCTGATTTCATATATGAATCAGTAAATAAATATACTCCTATGATTCGTACGGGCCATGCAGAATTTTTTTTTGTTGCAAATGATGCAACCGAAGAATTGATCGAACATCTCGTAAAACGAGGATATAAATTTATAATCAATAATAATGAAAAAAGAACCCCTGAAGAACTTTTTAATTCGGGCTATGGAGAACCCGAATATATGCAATATGTCTATAAAGGGTATAATAAAGGGATTACTTCAGCAAGCGGGGATATTGTTGTCCTTGTCAATAGCGATAACTGTTTTTCTCCTGACTGGCTTGAAAATTTATTGAAATATTTAGGCCCAGACTCTATTATCACATCTCATTTGGTTGAGAGAAATCATCCGGAACATGGCATATTCCCTGATGCATCTTATTGTGACTTTGGAAATAGCCCAAAAAACTTTGATGAAACGGGCTTTTTAAAGTTCGTTGAACAAAAAAAGGTGACGGGTTTGACCAAAGGAGGTGCATATATGCCCTGCGCCGTTTTTAAGAAAAATGCAATAAAAGTGGGCCTGTATCCAGAAGGAAATCTTGCAGGTAAATCATTTAAGGATGTTGTAGAATTCGGCGACCAAAATTTTTATAGGAAATTATCAAATATTGGCGTTCAACATTTTACCTCACTGGATTCGATTGTGTATCATTTCAAGGAGGGTGAGAAAGATGAAGACGTTCCAATTGTAGAAAATTCAATTCCGTTAAAGCGTTACTATAAACAACCTAATTATTTCCCTCTGAAGTCAATTAAAATTCAAAATTTAGACAACTATGAATTTTTAACAGTTGACAATACTCCAATATTTTTTAAGATAATGAAAAATAATTTCATATCATTAAAGAATTTCTTCAACTCAGCAATTATAAAAATGAAAAATTTTTAATTTCCCCCCAATTATTAATATAATAAATTTAATTGAATAATATCCGCATTATTTTTATCTTTAAGGACTGAAGATCACCGAAAACCAACTGTATTCAGGAATTATTTTGAGCTGTTCACCGACCATCATCAAGTAAACTTTTTTATTAAGACTTCAAATAAAATAAATGATTCCGATGAAAATTCTGGTTCTAGGCGCTACGGGGATGCTGGGGCATAAAGTCATTCAAATTCTCTCAAGGGAACATACGGTATATGGAACAGTAAGAAAGAAATTGCCAATAAAAGGTCATCCGGTCTTCGGTAAAATGAACTTAATAGAGAATATCGATGCCCTTCACTTCAATACACTGATTTCTGAAATTCATAAAATTGAGCCAGATGTGATAGTCAACTCAATTGGGATTGTAAAACAGCTTCCAGAAGCACACGATCCAATAAAAAGTATATCAATTAATTCACTTTTTCCACACCAGCTCGCAAGCGTCTGTCGAAATAGCGGGATCAGACTTATTCATTATAGTACGGATTGTGTTTTTTCGGGAAATAAAGGGAATTACTCAGAAGAGGATTTTCCCGATGCGAACGATCTTTATGGAAGGACAAAATTACTTGGA
This window harbors:
- a CDS encoding dTDP-4-dehydrorhamnose reductase family protein, which codes for MIPMKILVLGATGMLGHKVIQILSREHTVYGTVRKKLPIKGHPVFGKMNLIENIDALHFNTLISEIHKIEPDVIVNSIGIVKQLPEAHDPIKSISINSLFPHQLASVCRNSGIRLIHYSTDCVFSGNKGNYSEEDFPDANDLYGRTKLLGELNEKNCLTIRTSIIGRELTSSHGLIEWFLSQNGKSVQGFRKVIFSGLTTNAHAEILEKIIVEYPHISGLYHVSSQSISKLDLLNLVRDIYDLKIEIFPNDYEISDRSLNSQKFKSKTKIFIPGWREMIEEMHRDSTPYSNLRD
- a CDS encoding glycosyltransferase family 2 protein — encoded protein: MDSIFGKQGDNMVKISIISLIYKSKKYADFIYESVNKYTPMIRTGHAEFFFVANDATEELIEHLVKRGYKFIINNNEKRTPEELFNSGYGEPEYMQYVYKGYNKGITSASGDIVVLVNSDNCFSPDWLENLLKYLGPDSIITSHLVERNHPEHGIFPDASYCDFGNSPKNFDETGFLKFVEQKKVTGLTKGGAYMPCAVFKKNAIKVGLYPEGNLAGKSFKDVVEFGDQNFYRKLSNIGVQHFTSLDSIVYHFKEGEKDEDVPIVENSIPLKRYYKQPNYFPLKSIKIQNLDNYEFLTVDNTPIFFKIMKNNFISLKNFFNSAIIKMKNF
- a CDS encoding beta-propeller domain-containing protein yields the protein MGVEMSDRYIISIILVGVAVIAAVIGAALVTGGDIEGTNTSEIIRITDPKDLKLYLQSDRDRGTGGSPMYVQSSTLDGSIGMAGTGMEKMAVPAAYPVVSSDYSTTNIQVAGVDEADFVKNDGRYIYILSCGELAIIDAYPAESAKTLSTTRIEGNPGEMFLEGNRLTIFASGWEQTYIKPAASVAPVPYGREITHAYVYDISDRSHPRLARDIAISGNYYDSRMVGDYVYAITSESVPWVLDEPLYPEVKVGDEPVMVPDLYRFRTIPGNFVYNTISSFKVNDDSPVRAETYLSGYSSTLYCSPDNLYVAYVNQNYAPRQVMAEPLGSTSPMYEPPREETIIHRFSIMDGIVKYQSTGDVPGHLLNQFSLDEYGGNLRVATTVNEWSSSRSLQYNSVYILDGAMHTVGSLEYIALDEKIYSTRFLGDRLYMVTFKRIDPFFVIDLSDPAHPGILGKLKIPGYSDYLHPYDENHIIGLGKETESNDWGGVSVGGLKLALFDVSDVNNPVMVDKVEIGDSGTDSAALQDHKAFLFDKGKDLLVIPVSEIQKTYVSDLKGSPYGHGLWQGAYVFGVDPDIGFIKKGTITHQMNADAYSYWYSPDTVKRSLYIGNVLYTVSSGSIIMTDLNDLSNRLNEVDLPDTCSPGVYPMRVE
- the gmd gene encoding GDP-mannose 4,6-dehydratase, producing MTKTALITGITGQDGSYLAELLLEQKYDVYGLVRRLSTPNTTNITHIVDNIHLVEGDLMDQSSLDTAIQQCRPDEVYNLAAQSFVATSWQQPVLTGEVDALGALRVLEAIRRNKKDCRYYQASSSEMFGKVQETPQNEKTPFYPRSPYGVAKVYAYWATINYRESYEMFCANGILFNHESPRRGIEFVTRKITDAVARIDAGLQKDLRLGNLDAERDWGYAGDYVKAMWKMLQHDSSDDFVIATGEAHSVREFVDLAFKEVGLDYEDYVLVDPKFFRPAEVNFLMGDSSKARNILGWQPEVKFEDLVKMMMKADIERYARKR
- a CDS encoding ABC transporter permease, whose product is MDFGELWQYHELLYFFTWRDVKVRYKQTGLGFTWAIIQPLFMMVVFSIFFGGLAHIPSEGLPYPLFNLAGLLPWTLFAEGLTRSTTSMVTNANILTKVYFPRLIMPLSGVLSPLVDFAAAFSILVVMMAVYGFMPGWNLIFLPVFIIFAVITSLAVGLWLSALNVQYRDFQYTLPFIIQFWLFASPVVYPSTLLPESIRWLYGLNPMAGVIEGFRWALLGTTPPDALIGVSVAMVIVLLFGGFFYFRKMEQYFADIV
- a CDS encoding ABC transporter ATP-binding protein, coding for MDTAIIKVKKVGKKFRLGQRASYSTFRDAISDTLKAPFKKFTNNPTVVNEFWALKNISFEIEKGQVIGIIGRNGAGKSTLLKILSRITFPTEGEIEIHGRVGSLLEVGTGFHPELTGRENVYLSGSILGMKRKEIDAKFEQIVRFAEIEKFIDTPVKRYSSGMYVRLAFAVAAHLDPEILLIDEVLAVGDNEFQKKCLNKMKDVSRSGRTILFISHNMRAIAGLCDKCIMLENGILKKFGETNEVIEEYLSSQDTIDSGIADLTSTDLRVNSIESSKFKWVKIEILNSNNIQTSYIRLNEPFCLKISGKLTETISDIQFGFSIDSVMGLCLFNSYLSDSLNVTQFKAGAIEFIIKFENNILGPGFYTISLGANGPGIIDFIPISIQFQVSDIDIEGRPLRKNFVGMVSPQCEWSMNNF